A genomic segment from Halorubrum depositum encodes:
- a CDS encoding NAD(P)/FAD-dependent oxidoreductase, which produces MSERDEAAPAVAVVGGGAVGVTAAVDLAARGADVTLYERGSLGSESSGRAAGVLYDAYAEDVDAALAARAMERFRAFDRSLPGFAFEPCPYVIAVREGDSDADAVPAMVDRMRSHGRDVSVVDPAALADRFPIATDDLAVAAVAENAGRCDPASYVAAIGRRARREGVAVETATAVSLTEGDPAVLRVDAADGSTAETGAFDAVVVAAGARTADLLSGAGIAVPVVPYRVQALTSAVAYDGPMVYDATAGVYVRPHPTGLLAGDGTEPVAADPDGYDREGDGWFVDSVAETLRERLDAASGSRSAAEPDVERAWAGLCTATPDGDPLVGPVGGTGDAGDGPDGDCADRLFVAAGWQGHGFMRAPAVGELVAEGVLASLDGVDAEAPESPWIEAFDPDRFDGDETFEITEGMSVEERAGE; this is translated from the coding sequence ATGTCCGAACGAGACGAGGCTGCGCCCGCCGTCGCGGTCGTCGGCGGGGGCGCCGTCGGCGTCACCGCGGCCGTTGACCTCGCGGCCCGCGGGGCCGACGTGACCCTCTACGAGCGCGGCTCGCTCGGGAGCGAGAGCTCCGGGCGCGCCGCCGGCGTGCTGTACGACGCGTACGCCGAGGACGTCGACGCCGCGCTGGCCGCCCGCGCGATGGAGCGGTTCCGAGCGTTCGACCGGTCGCTGCCCGGCTTCGCCTTCGAACCGTGTCCGTACGTGATCGCGGTCCGCGAGGGCGACTCGGACGCCGACGCCGTCCCCGCGATGGTCGACCGGATGCGCTCGCACGGGCGCGACGTCTCCGTGGTCGATCCCGCGGCGCTCGCCGACCGGTTCCCGATCGCGACCGACGACCTCGCGGTCGCCGCCGTCGCCGAGAACGCGGGCCGGTGCGACCCCGCGAGCTACGTCGCGGCGATTGGCCGACGGGCGCGCCGCGAGGGGGTCGCCGTCGAGACGGCGACGGCCGTCTCGCTGACCGAGGGCGATCCCGCGGTGCTCCGGGTCGACGCGGCGGACGGGAGCACCGCCGAGACCGGCGCGTTCGACGCGGTCGTCGTCGCCGCCGGCGCGCGCACCGCCGACCTCCTCTCCGGGGCCGGAATCGCGGTCCCGGTCGTCCCCTACCGGGTGCAGGCGCTGACGAGCGCGGTCGCCTACGACGGCCCGATGGTGTACGACGCGACCGCGGGCGTCTACGTCCGACCCCACCCGACCGGCCTGCTGGCCGGCGACGGCACCGAGCCGGTCGCGGCCGATCCCGACGGCTACGACCGCGAGGGCGACGGCTGGTTCGTCGACTCGGTCGCAGAGACGCTCCGCGAACGCCTCGACGCCGCGAGCGGCAGCAGGTCGGCCGCCGAGCCGGACGTCGAGCGCGCGTGGGCGGGCCTCTGCACGGCGACGCCGGACGGTGACCCGCTCGTCGGGCCGGTCGGCGGGACGGGAGACGCCGGGGACGGGCCCGACGGCGACTGCGCGGACCGCCTGTTCGTCGCCGCCGGCTGGCAGGGCCACGGCTTCATGCGCGCGCCGGCGGTCGGCGAGCTCGTCGCCGAGGGCGTGCTGGCGTCGCTCGACGGAGTGGATGCCGAGGCTCCCGAGTCGCCGTGGATCGAGGCCTTCGATCCCGACCGGTTCGACGGCGACGAGACGTTCGAGATCACGGAGGGGATGTCGGTGGAAGAGCGGGCGGGGGAGTGA
- a CDS encoding Hsp20/alpha crystallin family protein, with amino-acid sequence MSGFVEASRSAVRRVLERVGRGWSRMQERRPLSYDLLESDDAYLVVFDAPGVRGEDLNVTFLDRTVEVELDRFRDFYDGYEMVFPGRGVSLAGSAELPRDANVTPQGANATLTRNGTLQVEIPKNDDARDVAVVEEDEADETDDEN; translated from the coding sequence GTGAGCGGCTTCGTCGAGGCGAGCCGGTCGGCCGTCCGCCGCGTCCTCGAGCGCGTCGGCCGCGGGTGGAGCAGGATGCAGGAGCGCCGGCCGCTCTCGTACGACCTCCTCGAGAGCGACGACGCCTACCTCGTCGTCTTCGACGCCCCCGGCGTCCGCGGCGAGGACCTGAACGTGACGTTCCTCGACCGCACCGTCGAGGTCGAGCTGGACCGGTTCCGCGACTTCTACGACGGCTACGAGATGGTGTTCCCCGGACGCGGCGTCTCGCTCGCCGGGAGCGCGGAGCTCCCTCGCGACGCGAACGTCACGCCGCAGGGCGCGAACGCGACGCTGACCCGCAACGGAACGCTGCAGGTGGAGATCCCGAAGAACGACGACGCGCGGGACGTCGCGGTCGTCGAGGAGGACGAGGCCGACGAGACCGACGACGAGAACTGA
- a CDS encoding DUF7559 family protein has translation MPSTMEVKCESDDCELDMFENHYTYDVPDDHAVGDLSCPYCGGSELAEIEV, from the coding sequence ATGCCATCGACGATGGAGGTCAAATGCGAGAGCGACGACTGCGAGCTCGACATGTTCGAGAACCACTACACGTACGACGTGCCCGACGACCACGCGGTCGGGGACCTGTCGTGCCCGTACTGCGGCGGGAGCGAGCTCGCCGAGATCGAGGTGTAA
- a CDS encoding ATP-binding response regulator, whose protein sequence is MPEAAEETVRVLSVPESDDRRLFGTDRADDEFEIAVEPRPDSAIERLRREPFDCVVAGYDLSESDGVELLRDVRDRAPATPFVLATASGSERVASEAVAAGVTEYVPLDRSRRPDGDDGDGDEGPTADGEALLDRVRAAVDDGGGDRDGGGARDRDRRRLETLIGNLPGIVYRCRNTPGWPMELVRGEAESITGYTAEELASDAVVWGTDVVHPDESERVWEVIQEAIDTGEEFEITYRIRARDGGVRWVWERGCLVESTVDGTAVLEGFITDVTDRQEYEAELERRNGELEAFTSVVSHDLRNPLSVAKGRVELARERHDDADLDHAARAHDRMEGRIEQLLTLARNGKRVTGAEPVDLGAAVDRCWSGIETGGATLDADVDLTVEADRERLVQLLENLARNAIDHGGDDVSVRVGELDDGRGFFVADDGPGIPEGERDRVFDAGFTTASDGTGFGLGIVSRIAEAHGWTVDAVDGDVGARIEVHTDPTA, encoded by the coding sequence ATGCCGGAGGCCGCCGAGGAGACGGTCCGCGTCCTCAGCGTCCCGGAGAGCGACGATCGCCGTCTCTTCGGCACGGACCGGGCGGACGACGAGTTCGAGATCGCGGTCGAGCCGAGACCGGACTCGGCCATCGAGCGACTGCGCCGGGAGCCGTTCGACTGCGTCGTCGCCGGGTACGACCTCTCGGAAAGCGACGGGGTCGAACTGCTCAGAGACGTCCGCGACCGCGCCCCCGCGACGCCGTTCGTGCTCGCGACCGCGTCGGGGTCAGAGCGCGTCGCGAGCGAGGCCGTCGCGGCCGGCGTCACCGAGTACGTTCCCCTCGACCGGTCGCGGAGGCCGGACGGCGACGACGGGGACGGCGACGAGGGGCCGACCGCCGACGGCGAGGCGCTCCTCGACCGCGTCCGCGCGGCGGTGGACGACGGCGGCGGGGACCGCGACGGCGGCGGCGCCCGCGACCGCGACAGGCGGCGGCTGGAGACGCTGATCGGCAACCTCCCCGGGATCGTGTACCGCTGCCGGAACACGCCGGGATGGCCGATGGAGCTCGTCCGCGGCGAGGCCGAGTCGATCACGGGATACACCGCGGAGGAGCTCGCGAGCGACGCGGTCGTCTGGGGGACGGACGTCGTTCATCCCGACGAGAGCGAGCGGGTCTGGGAGGTCATCCAGGAGGCGATCGACACGGGCGAGGAGTTCGAGATCACCTATCGGATCCGCGCTCGCGACGGCGGCGTCCGCTGGGTGTGGGAGCGCGGCTGTCTCGTCGAGTCGACCGTCGACGGGACCGCGGTGTTGGAGGGGTTCATCACGGACGTGACGGACCGGCAGGAGTACGAGGCGGAGCTGGAGCGGCGGAACGGGGAGCTGGAGGCGTTCACCAGCGTCGTCTCCCACGACCTCCGAAACCCCCTGTCGGTGGCGAAGGGACGGGTCGAACTGGCGCGGGAGCGGCACGACGACGCCGACCTCGATCACGCCGCTCGCGCGCACGACCGAATGGAAGGGCGGATCGAGCAGCTCCTCACGCTGGCGCGAAACGGGAAGCGGGTGACCGGCGCCGAGCCGGTCGACCTCGGTGCCGCCGTCGACCGCTGTTGGTCGGGGATCGAAACGGGCGGGGCGACCCTCGACGCCGACGTGGACCTGACCGTCGAGGCGGACCGCGAGCGGCTCGTCCAACTGCTCGAGAACCTCGCGCGAAACGCCATCGACCACGGGGGCGACGACGTCTCGGTTCGCGTCGGCGAGCTCGACGACGGGAGGGGGTTCTTCGTCGCCGACGACGGGCCGGGGATCCCGGAGGGCGAACGCGACCGCGTGTTCGACGCGGGCTTTACCACCGCGTCGGACGGGACCGGCTTCGGGCTCGGCATCGTCTCGCGGATCGCCGAGGCGCACGGGTGGACGGTCGACGCCGTCGATGGCGACGTCGGGGCGCGGATCGAGGTACACACCGATCCGACCGCCTGA
- a CDS encoding radical SAM protein, which produces MTDSPAAGRGSLPPDPADLSVTVVDGYVDEPAHFGVPPYISTYPRYTAGALVDAGVPEGQITYHTIDELRDDRGKRADVADAGLMVYVGGMTVPGKYVGGTPAEPDEVRELGWTADGVTLLGGPVRFGVGEENAGATETERDDLDYDFVAMGDVEAAAYDLVSEGLEGFGNRMRDNAEIDRWAEKGAFVVEQHPNHPDYLICEMETSRGCAYRCSFCTEPLYGSPAFREARSVVDEVDALSDRGVRHFRLGRQADILAFGGDGEAPNPDALRELYGGIREVAPDLRTLHLDNMNPVTITDYPEASREAIRVIAAHNTPGDTAAFGLESADPVVQEQNNLLVTAEECLEAVRVVNEEGGWRPGDTAAATPGPDDRVTGPSTGPDASPRLPKLLPGINLVHGLAGERPETYEHNKRFLQTVYDEGLMLRRINIRQVMAFAGTEMAETGADIAQEHKDQFQAYKREVRETVDNPMLDRVVPPGTVLPDVHLEYHQDGKTFGRQLGTYALLVAVPGERELGTAIDVAITDHGYRSVTGVPYPLDVNAASMDELTAIPGINRSKAGDVVVGRPYGSVDEVDAGVADLSRFAVADDVDVPIPGRERAGSGPGPAARSLLDRRDGSSVGRGD; this is translated from the coding sequence ATGACCGATTCGCCCGCGGCCGGCCGCGGCTCCCTTCCGCCCGATCCGGCCGATCTCTCCGTCACCGTCGTCGACGGCTACGTCGACGAGCCGGCGCACTTCGGGGTGCCGCCGTACATCTCGACGTACCCGCGGTACACGGCCGGCGCGCTCGTCGACGCGGGCGTCCCGGAGGGGCAGATCACCTACCACACGATCGACGAGCTGCGCGACGACCGAGGCAAGCGCGCCGACGTCGCCGACGCCGGCCTCATGGTGTACGTCGGCGGGATGACGGTCCCGGGGAAGTACGTCGGCGGGACGCCGGCCGAACCCGACGAGGTGCGGGAGCTGGGCTGGACCGCGGACGGCGTCACCCTGCTCGGCGGGCCCGTGCGGTTCGGCGTCGGCGAGGAGAACGCGGGCGCGACCGAGACCGAGCGCGACGACCTCGACTACGACTTCGTCGCCATGGGCGACGTGGAGGCGGCCGCGTACGACCTCGTCAGCGAGGGGTTAGAGGGGTTCGGCAACCGGATGCGCGACAACGCCGAGATCGACCGGTGGGCCGAGAAGGGGGCGTTCGTCGTCGAGCAGCACCCCAACCACCCCGACTACCTCATCTGCGAGATGGAGACCTCTCGCGGCTGCGCCTACCGCTGCTCGTTCTGCACGGAGCCGCTGTACGGGAGCCCGGCGTTCCGCGAGGCGCGCTCCGTCGTCGACGAGGTCGACGCGCTCTCGGACCGCGGCGTCAGGCACTTCCGGCTCGGCCGGCAGGCCGACATCCTCGCGTTCGGCGGCGACGGCGAGGCGCCGAACCCCGACGCGCTCCGGGAGCTGTACGGCGGGATCCGGGAGGTCGCGCCCGACCTGCGAACGCTCCACCTCGACAACATGAACCCGGTGACGATCACCGACTACCCCGAGGCCTCCCGCGAGGCGATCCGGGTCATCGCCGCGCACAACACCCCGGGCGACACCGCCGCGTTCGGCCTAGAGTCGGCGGACCCGGTCGTGCAGGAGCAGAACAACCTGCTCGTCACCGCCGAGGAGTGCCTGGAGGCCGTCCGCGTCGTCAACGAGGAGGGCGGCTGGCGGCCGGGCGACACCGCGGCGGCGACGCCCGGCCCCGACGACCGGGTGACCGGCCCCTCGACCGGGCCGGACGCCTCGCCGCGCCTCCCGAAGCTCCTCCCCGGGATCAACCTCGTTCACGGCCTCGCCGGCGAGCGCCCGGAGACGTACGAGCACAACAAGCGGTTCCTCCAGACCGTCTACGACGAGGGGCTCATGCTCCGCCGGATCAACATCCGCCAGGTGATGGCGTTCGCCGGCACGGAGATGGCCGAGACGGGCGCGGACATCGCCCAGGAGCACAAAGACCAGTTCCAGGCGTACAAGCGGGAGGTGCGCGAGACGGTCGACAACCCGATGCTCGACCGGGTCGTCCCGCCCGGGACGGTCCTCCCCGACGTGCACCTGGAGTACCACCAGGACGGGAAGACGTTCGGCCGCCAGCTCGGCACGTACGCCCTCCTCGTCGCCGTGCCCGGAGAGCGCGAGCTCGGCACCGCCATCGACGTGGCGATCACGGACCACGGCTACCGCTCAGTGACGGGCGTCCCGTACCCCCTCGACGTCAACGCGGCGTCGATGGACGAGCTGACCGCGATCCCCGGGATCAACCGGAGCAAGGCCGGGGACGTCGTCGTCGGGCGCCCGTACGGCTCGGTCGACGAGGTCGACGCCGGCGTCGCCGACCTCTCCCGGTTCGCCGTCGCCGACGACGTCGACGTGCCGATCCCCGGGCGCGAGCGCGCCGGGTCCGGCCCCGGTCCGGCCGCTCGCTCCCTCCTCGACCGGCGCGACGGCTCCTCGGTCGGCCGCGGGGACTGA
- a CDS encoding MBL fold metallo-hydrolase — translation MAPSDPHPSVERVPVPVDTRAPGGTTNAYVAGELLVDPAARTEALDAAVSVGASEEGGAIDAVAVTHTHPDHVGAVAEYADLASVSVLAHADGVDRFADATGVEPDGTFEGGETVGDTAVRAVDTPGHAPDHVAFAVREETDSGVPSRALLCGDLAVAEGSVVVGAPEGDLRDYLDSLERVRDGGYDRLYPGHGPVIDDPETVCGRLIDHRLDRERAVLAAVADGASDVDDVVEGAYEKDLTGVADLARATVAAHLEKLLAEGRIDGAWTDRLDSERAE, via the coding sequence ATGGCGCCGTCGGACCCGCACCCGTCGGTCGAGCGCGTTCCGGTCCCGGTCGACACCCGCGCGCCCGGCGGGACGACGAACGCGTACGTCGCCGGGGAACTCCTCGTCGACCCCGCGGCCCGCACCGAGGCGCTCGACGCGGCGGTCAGCGTTGGCGCTTCCGAGGAGGGAGGCGCCATCGACGCGGTCGCCGTCACGCACACCCACCCGGACCACGTGGGCGCGGTCGCCGAGTACGCCGACCTCGCGTCAGTTTCCGTCCTCGCGCACGCCGACGGCGTCGACCGGTTCGCGGACGCGACCGGCGTCGAGCCGGACGGGACGTTCGAGGGCGGAGAGACCGTGGGCGACACCGCCGTCCGCGCGGTCGACACGCCCGGCCACGCGCCGGATCACGTCGCCTTCGCGGTGAGGGAGGAAACCGACAGCGGGGTCCCCTCCCGCGCGCTGCTCTGCGGCGACCTCGCCGTCGCCGAGGGGAGCGTCGTCGTGGGCGCCCCGGAGGGCGACCTCCGCGACTACCTCGACAGTCTGGAACGCGTCCGTGATGGAGGCTACGACCGGCTCTACCCGGGTCACGGCCCCGTGATCGACGACCCCGAGACCGTCTGCGGCCGGCTGATCGACCACCGGCTCGACCGGGAGCGAGCGGTCCTCGCGGCGGTGGCGGATGGCGCGAGCGACGTGGACGATGTCGTCGAGGGCGCCTACGAGAAGGACCTGACCGGCGTCGCGGACCTCGCGCGGGCGACGGTCGCCGCGCATTTGGAGAAGCTCCTCGCGGAGGGACGGATCGACGGGGCGTGGACGGACCGGCTCGACAGCGAGCGCGCGGAGTGA
- a CDS encoding HAD family hydrolase: MAVTFDLFGTLVDVEYPSDPAEIVARELESRGVEVPDDWHVAYGERHVDAPAGAEVPLPAHVAHALDSRGVDAAENVVRHAVVAAFDPDVTRRDGALDAVRDVGEQGPVGLLSNCAVPELVSKTLIRAGLRGEFDAVTTSVGCGWRKPHPKAFEAAAEALDVAPETLIHVGDDPATDGGVEDVGGRFVDVTETPLPRVASELEAEP, translated from the coding sequence GTGGCAGTCACCTTCGACCTGTTCGGGACGCTCGTCGACGTCGAGTACCCCTCGGACCCCGCGGAGATCGTCGCGCGCGAGCTGGAGTCCCGCGGCGTCGAGGTGCCGGACGACTGGCACGTCGCGTACGGCGAGCGACACGTGGACGCCCCGGCGGGCGCCGAGGTTCCCCTCCCGGCCCACGTCGCGCACGCGCTCGACTCCCGCGGCGTCGACGCCGCGGAGAACGTCGTCCGGCACGCCGTCGTCGCGGCGTTCGACCCCGACGTGACCAGACGCGACGGCGCCCTCGACGCCGTCCGCGACGTCGGCGAGCAGGGGCCCGTCGGCCTCCTCTCGAACTGCGCCGTGCCGGAGCTCGTCTCCAAGACGCTGATCCGCGCCGGGCTCCGCGGCGAGTTCGACGCGGTCACCACCAGCGTCGGCTGCGGCTGGCGCAAGCCCCACCCCAAGGCGTTCGAGGCCGCGGCCGAGGCGCTCGACGTCGCCCCCGAGACCCTGATACACGTCGGCGACGACCCCGCGACCGACGGCGGCGTCGAGGACGTCGGCGGCCGCTTCGTCGACGTGACGGAGACGCCGCTGCCGCGGGTCGCGTCCGAGCTCGAGGCCGAGCCGTAA
- a CDS encoding DUF7321 family protein — protein sequence MVDESVFAALAGLSVTASLPFLLYGAWIMIDAETVSWNVLTHHLRYIGVGLTLTTVPIVGWMIPRVLRRLTGLAVIHAFLGLQAYALLAFALTGIVRILQAKRNADAYEDPDVDIDEIHEDMGHWRARLRVGVAGFMLLWLCAWVTGLYRFYSIHVASAL from the coding sequence ATGGTAGACGAGTCGGTCTTCGCGGCGCTCGCGGGACTGTCGGTGACGGCGAGTCTCCCCTTCCTGCTGTACGGGGCGTGGATCATGATCGACGCCGAGACCGTGAGCTGGAACGTCCTCACGCACCACCTCCGATACATCGGCGTGGGGCTGACGCTGACGACCGTCCCGATCGTCGGGTGGATGATCCCCCGGGTCCTCCGGCGGCTGACCGGCCTCGCCGTGATCCACGCGTTCCTCGGGCTGCAGGCGTACGCGCTGCTGGCGTTCGCACTCACGGGTATCGTCCGTATCTTGCAGGCCAAGCGAAACGCCGACGCGTACGAGGACCCCGACGTCGACATCGACGAGATCCACGAGGACATGGGTCACTGGCGCGCCCGGCTCCGCGTCGGGGTGGCCGGGTTCATGCTCCTCTGGCTCTGCGCGTGGGTGACTGGGCTCTACCGGTTCTACTCGATCCACGTCGCTTCGGCGCTGTGA
- a CDS encoding DUF7319 domain-containing protein has product MEDTSTGSESEPRPDRARGAPDGDEASPGGETSGNEGEPTVGDDPDDLDELRRRVEEEYDFDDFGPSDMARMSAEEWDAAFDPDSWITGDRLLERAEAELKSRIARREVFGVLERVRADGEERVLVYSDEGYAIVRPTGEVTGQGTVLRDIEPIVALAAMESYDVPEPPEDWSLPHPDTVPQGSGEFGNLMVQVIAVVQVLAGAALLAATFLTDLDTIVAPAMGIVFLLIGLFLFVMVANARLSDRFRSEEYRERLRALREAKERPDFVPVEGGAVDEEELDE; this is encoded by the coding sequence ATGGAGGACACCTCGACGGGATCGGAGTCGGAGCCGAGACCGGACCGAGCGCGGGGCGCACCGGACGGCGACGAGGCGTCTCCCGGCGGGGAAACGTCCGGGAACGAGGGGGAACCGACCGTCGGAGACGACCCCGACGACCTCGACGAGCTCAGGCGGCGCGTCGAGGAGGAGTACGACTTCGACGACTTCGGCCCGTCGGACATGGCCCGGATGAGCGCCGAGGAGTGGGACGCCGCCTTCGACCCCGACTCGTGGATCACGGGCGACCGCCTGCTCGAGCGCGCCGAGGCGGAGCTCAAGTCGCGGATCGCCCGCCGGGAGGTGTTCGGCGTCTTGGAACGAGTTCGGGCCGACGGCGAGGAGCGGGTCTTGGTCTACTCCGACGAGGGGTACGCCATCGTGAGGCCGACCGGCGAGGTGACCGGACAGGGGACCGTGCTCCGGGACATCGAGCCGATCGTCGCGCTGGCGGCGATGGAGTCGTACGACGTGCCGGAGCCGCCCGAGGACTGGTCGCTCCCGCACCCGGACACCGTTCCTCAGGGCTCCGGCGAGTTCGGCAACCTGATGGTCCAAGTGATCGCTGTCGTGCAGGTGCTCGCCGGCGCGGCGCTGCTCGCCGCCACGTTCCTCACCGACCTCGACACCATCGTGGCGCCGGCGATGGGGATCGTGTTTCTGCTCATCGGGCTGTTCCTCTTCGTGATGGTGGCGAACGCGCGGCTCTCGGACCGGTTCCGTTCGGAGGAGTACCGCGAGCGGCTGCGGGCCCTCCGCGAGGCGAAGGAGCGACCCGACTTCGTCCCCGTCGAAGGGGGGGCCGTGGACGAGGAGGAGCTCGACGAGTAA
- a CDS encoding halocyanin domain-containing protein — MKRREFVRTAGGATAAVAAGAGATGTAAAQEQQPDWPSGVTGGNLGSYQDARSESEVTVQVGGGDSGLAFDPTQLWVDTGTTITFEWTGNGGAHNVVTVEDGGPASLDSGDPVGEEGYTYEYEVTEEDAGITHYHCVPHTATGMHGGIAVGGDVPTVEVGGASDGWPENIAHVGVPLHAHWVGIAAILGISLTFVFTFYLLKYGESAHTGHGGNQ, encoded by the coding sequence ATGAAAAGGCGGGAATTCGTGCGGACGGCCGGGGGTGCGACCGCCGCGGTCGCGGCCGGTGCCGGCGCGACCGGGACGGCCGCCGCACAGGAGCAACAACCGGACTGGCCGAGCGGGGTCACGGGCGGGAACCTCGGATCGTATCAGGACGCCCGCAGCGAGAGCGAAGTGACCGTGCAGGTCGGCGGGGGCGACAGCGGCCTCGCGTTCGATCCGACCCAGCTGTGGGTCGACACGGGCACGACGATCACGTTCGAGTGGACCGGGAACGGCGGCGCGCACAACGTCGTCACCGTCGAGGACGGCGGCCCGGCCAGCCTCGACAGCGGCGACCCGGTCGGCGAGGAGGGATACACCTACGAGTACGAGGTGACCGAGGAGGACGCCGGCATCACCCACTACCACTGCGTCCCCCACACCGCGACGGGGATGCACGGCGGCATCGCCGTCGGTGGTGACGTCCCCACCGTCGAGGTCGGCGGGGCGTCCGACGGGTGGCCGGAGAACATCGCCCACGTCGGGGTGCCGCTCCACGCGCACTGGGTCGGGATCGCCGCGATCTTAGGCATCTCGCTCACGTTCGTGTTCACCTTCTACCTGCTGAAGTACGGCGAGTCCGCCCACACCGGTCACGGAGGGAACCAATGA
- a CDS encoding DUF7318 family protein, translating to MSSGGSSYGDIHRYEPARESTAAAIAIVLLTVIEVVFVGLFVYGLMSAWASTEFGNMYTGALLAMIFIDLAFILLLYRKEFLPDVMIVKKRRRKWEDLYVREDEKDGVGIDTGGAMDTLKRAIYPYYKK from the coding sequence ATGAGCTCCGGCGGCTCCTCGTACGGCGACATCCACCGGTACGAGCCGGCCCGCGAGAGCACCGCCGCGGCGATCGCCATCGTGCTCCTCACCGTCATCGAGGTCGTCTTCGTCGGGCTGTTCGTCTACGGGCTCATGTCCGCGTGGGCGTCGACGGAGTTCGGCAACATGTACACCGGCGCGCTGCTGGCGATGATCTTCATCGACCTCGCCTTCATCCTCCTGTTGTACCGCAAGGAGTTCCTCCCCGACGTGATGATCGTGAAGAAGCGTCGTCGCAAGTGGGAGGACCTCTACGTCCGGGAAGACGAGAAGGACGGCGTCGGGATAGACACCGGCGGCGCGATGGACACCCTCAAGCGCGCGATCTACCCCTACTACAAGAAGTGA
- a CDS encoding cytochrome b encodes MSLKKQDEMDHNAWLKEQDLTVIETAFLTTLIWLDKRLRIVDYLELLETMYYRANLQMPKSHTEQYDLDNKFWYWYPLYSLGSLSIIAYLVAAVSGALLGFYYAPSTAGAAAQGDPTAAYDSLVMIMTDVQFGYMLRSIHRWAAQFMVAAVFLHMLRVYFTGSYKEPREVNWILGIVLIGLTLLFGFSGYVLPWKQLSFWAAQIGVEMALATPIVGEWAAQLLFGGFTLGQATLVRMYILHVFVLPFVVTGLIALHVGIVWVQGIAEPH; translated from the coding sequence ATGAGCCTCAAGAAACAAGACGAGATGGACCACAACGCGTGGCTCAAAGAGCAGGACCTGACGGTCATCGAGACCGCGTTCCTCACCACGCTCATCTGGCTCGACAAGCGGCTCCGCATCGTCGACTACCTCGAGCTGCTGGAGACGATGTACTACCGCGCGAACCTCCAGATGCCGAAGAGCCACACGGAGCAGTACGACCTCGACAACAAGTTCTGGTACTGGTACCCGCTGTACTCGCTCGGGTCGCTGTCGATCATCGCGTACCTGGTCGCGGCGGTCTCCGGCGCGCTGCTCGGGTTCTACTACGCCCCGTCGACCGCCGGCGCCGCCGCGCAGGGCGACCCGACGGCCGCGTACGACTCCCTCGTGATGATCATGACGGACGTCCAGTTCGGATACATGCTCCGCTCGATCCACCGCTGGGCGGCGCAGTTCATGGTCGCCGCGGTGTTCCTGCACATGCTCCGCGTCTACTTCACCGGCTCCTACAAGGAGCCGCGCGAGGTCAACTGGATCCTCGGGATCGTCCTCATCGGTCTGACGCTTCTGTTCGGCTTCTCGGGGTACGTGCTCCCGTGGAAGCAGCTGTCGTTCTGGGCCGCACAGATCGGCGTCGAGATGGCGCTCGCGACGCCCATCGTGGGCGAGTGGGCGGCGCAGCTCCTGTTCGGCGGCTTCACCCTCGGACAGGCGACGCTGGTGAGAATGTACATCCTGCACGTCTTCGTGCTGCCGTTCGTGGTGACCGGCCTCATCGCGCTCCACGTCGGCATCGTCTGGGTGCAGGGGATCGCCGAGCCGCACTAA